ATCGTATGTGCCTACAAGAAACGTCAAACTTACTCAGTGGGCAGAGTGCAAATGAGGGTACACTATTAAGGTGGCAGCAAACACCAATTTTTTGACACAGATATGTAGGGCAAAGGAATAGAGCTCAGTGGATTGAAATACTCAAGTTTATCTCTTTTTGATACCAAACCAGTGTTCACAAGGCAAATTAAGCAAGAACACTTGCAGCAGTGAAAGTTGCTGGGAgaagagaaagtgaaaatgtGACTGGCAGTTAGTCAGATATGTGCCATCAGATCAGAAccaacatatagtgaccctaataggactttcaaagtaagggAGATATTTTAAGAGTGGTttcacaatggttgttgtgggtttttcgggctctttggccatgttctgaaggttgttcttcctaacattttgccagtctctgtggccggcatcttcagaggacagcatcagagcacagagtgctgtcctctgaagatgccggccacagagactggcgaaacgttaggaagaacaaccttcagaatacggccaaagagcccgaaaaacccacaacaaccattagatcccggccgtgaaagccttcgcgaatacatggtTTCacaagttccactcccccagtaagcTTCCATGCCCTGTTCCCActctctcagtgagtttccatggagatCCAAACCCTAGtatccagagtcctagtccgccactctatccattacatacTGGGTACCTGTGACTGGCAGAGAAAGGTTAAATATACCCTTCTTTCCCAACTTTATCTTGCAAATTAACCCCTCTTGGGGGCACCTTTTAAGGGAGAAGGAGCAGCCAGTATCAGGGCTTCATTATGGATGGATGGTTGCACTCTAAGGGCCAAAGCAGATGTGAAGGCAGTCAACCAGTTTCTTTAAACATGGTTCTTTCCCAGTGATGTATAAATGGAAAGTGCCTAGGTCCAGTTCTtagaaaaaatgaaatatgatGTCCATACTGTGCCTTAGCTCTGCTCAGTTTGCCCAAGTATCCTCAAGAATTTTTTTACAGAATTGTGTGAAAGATTCTGATTACTAAAGCTATTAAATAGtaaatttcccaagctctgctttcTTTCTCAGATACTTCTCAATGAACTTAACTGAGGAGACAGACTGAGAGGATAGCCTGTAAGCAAAGGTATATTCAAGTACAGAATAATTTAGTTTCCTATATTCCCCCACTCCACACTTTGCTGTAACAATTAGACAGAATCCAGAATACAATTAGGGTAGGCCTGGATTTAGCCATTTACAGTTATGAATTCTATTGCTACTTTGCCACTGATTATTTATTCAATGGCCCGGAACAAGTGCTTTATCCATTGTCTTGCTTGTTGTGACTCCTAGTGAGAAACTGTTCtcagagaggtagccatgttaggaATGTGAAGGCAGCAAACTAATCTGTTTCAGTgtcaaaaaaagtgaaaacaaagcCGAAAGAGAAGTACTGTGACATCTCAAAGACTAACAATTTATTGTAGTACAAAAATgcatggattataatccactgAAACAATTTCGTTAGTCTTGTTGACCGGGGGAATCCGTCTCCCTTTCAGTTGCACAGGGGCAGTTTATCTACAGACAATAGAAACATGCATTATGTCTCTCTCTGGATGATATCATTTCCAGGTCAGAGGGTGGGATGGGTGGCCTGCTTAAATGTGTCTTCATTGAAAGTCTGGGATGCTGTTCCTTGCATTTGTTAAACTACCATCCCGAGAAAATTTCAACCTCATTTTCTCCCAACTCACCATTTTTCCTCTGAATGAATGTATGGCTTTCCAGCTGTTgggctccaactcccatcatcccaaaCTAGCCACCAGTTAgagattgtgggagttgcagaccaCTGACATTTGAAGAGCCACACATTCACCATCCCTGAAGTGTTGGGAGGAACAGCATTCAACCCTGCAGCCCTGTGTACCTCTACTCTGATCTTCTGAGTTGCAAGAATTGACTATACAATGTTATCCAAGGAAAGCCTGCATGCTTAACATCTATTTGAACTCCAACAATATCCTCAGGATAATTGatgcttgtttattttatcttCAGTTGTGCTTTTTTGGTAGttgtttttcccttcttccttgttGTACCCTTTATAGGTTGGAACAAGATTTGTAGCACGATGCACTGGGCTTCTGTTTTTATTATGGCTGGCCTCTGCGGAGTGTCCTTGAGCCAGTACGATGATTATGATGACGTGTTATGGCTACAACAGTATTTACGCAGCCAGTCCACATCCTACAGTTATTCACCGTATTATGAAGATGAGATTCCCCCATATGGATCTTACTCTTACGTGCCAGCTGGATCCTCTGTCGGGGAACCCATTCCTGAAGCTCCTGTCTCAAGAGAATGTCCGCATGAGTGTGAATGCCCTCCCAACTTCTCTGCTGCCTTGTACTGCGACACTCGCAATCTCCGTTATCTTCCTTTTGTGCCTTCACGGATGAAATATGCCTACTTCCAGAACAACCAAATCACAGCCATCCAAGAGGGAGCCTTTGATAATGCCACAAATCTTGAGTGGCTTGCCTTGCATGGCAACCAAATCACCAGTGAAAAGATGGGCAAGAGGATCTTTGCCAAGCTCAAGAGCCTGGAGAGGCTATACCTTGACCATAACAACCTGACCAAGATGCCTAACCCTCTGCCACGATCACTGCGTGAACTCCACCTGGCTTATAATCAGATCTCCAAGGTCCCATCCAATGCCCTTGAAGGCCTGGAGAACCTCACTGCCCTGTATCTTAGCCACAACCAAATCCATGAAATAGGATCAAACCTCAAGGGGTTAAAGTCTTTGATTCTGGCAGACCTGAGCTACAACCAACTTAGAAAAGTCCCTGATGGTCTTCCAAGCTCCTTGGAGCAACTCTACCTGGAGTACAACAACATACAAACTATCCCTGATGATTATTTCAAGGTCTCACCTAAATTGCTTTATGTACGGATGTCTCACAATAGCCTGACCAATGAAGGACTCGCCCCCAATGCTTTTAACACCAGCAGCCTTCTAGAATTGGATCTCTCTTACAACAGGCTTCAGAAGATACCTCGAGTCAGTACAAGCCTTGAGAATCTCTACCTCCAGGGGAACAAAATAAATGGTAAGCAACTGTGTCCTGGGTTGTGGGCTTTCACAGGAAAATGTTGGCTCAGAATATGCTGCTGGAGGACATGAGCTATTTTACTATGGCAAGAACACAGTAAAAGGAAATTAGGACCAAGGGTGCTTCCAGATGGCACCACCAATCAAAAGGGTTTATGCTACTAGTACAGAACTTGAAGTAAGGTAttacaaatatttgtttgtttagtatttatttattacatttataccctgcctttccactagaccagtggttcccaaccttgggtaacccaggtcgtcttggactgcagctcctagaaatcctggccagcacagctggtggtgataggattctgggatttgcagcccaagaacacctggattagcCAAGGTTGGAACCCCTCCACTAGAAGATAGTGTTCAAGGTGACTTGCAGACTTCTTAATAGaataaaaaaacagataaaaccatatttaactttttaaaaatgataaaatctTACAACCAACCTCAGAGTAAAATCAATTCTACCTCAAACATAACACTTTCGGGTGGCAATGAAGGagtaaatttgtttgtttttaatgaatgaCTCAGAATGTCATTATAATTTTGAATGTAAGGGGGGCATCATGTGGCATGCAGGCTATATGTGGTCACCCCCAAGCCATTTTTGTGACCCCACAAGACTCtccaatattaattttttaagcCACTGACTATCAGTAGTGCAGTTTTTCAGCACCTACTTTATGTTcattttaacttatttatttatttgtttgtttgtttgtttaacattaTTTACTGCTTTTACCTTAATTGAATCAGGAAGTGTTCCATCTGAGCACTTACTTCCTGaaatatgatttccttccttgATAATTGGCAACTGTTATTTCCTGTCACataactcatcatcatcatcatcataacctttattggcataaaagcAAGCAGGGGTCCTCAGATAGATGGGCGTTATATACCCTGCATGAAACAGATCAAAAAGCTTCAATGCAAGCAGAATATAGCATTACATAGTTTCAAGGTAGCACCTAGCGGAGAGTAATAGAACCATGACCAGATTACGTTGGGAAGGTGGTGCAACTATGCCTGGGGGATGACCTCTCTGATTTGAATCGCGGTATGTAAAAAGCGGGCAACATAGGTAGTAACATGGTTAATATTTGTCTattatctttccctttcctttccttttcctcccttttttcccctttcctccctccctccctccctcctccctctgatggaatggaaggcctgccctcccagcgagggcccccaaaatatttctgtggtcacgggtagaggtAGATATGGCGTGGccccagtccctactcgtgtaagaagaacgatggacagatgtctgaaggctgtccactgttctgAGCCTGGGGCCACCCCTCAATATCGAGGCAGCCAAATCAGtcatccttccactctacgcctggtgttgttgaatgccaggtctgtcgccaataaggcccaggtgatatatgaccttatcctggaagaggatgcagacctggcctgcataaccgaaacatggatagacggagaggggggtcctcccctagcactcatctgtccgcccggttatgccatccaacaccagggtagactggaaggtcgggggggggagttgccattgtctataaatccatcttggaggttactaggcgctcctcggtggtaaagccgggtctggaggccctccatgtgtcgattggggccagggatggtattgggatcttgctgggttaccgtgctccccgcgacccagccatttccctaccggagctggtggcactgttgggttccccgaagctgctgggtttgggggacttcaacgtccatgcgggggcagagatttccggaccagctcttgagttcttggagaccatggccttcttgaacatgtcccaacatgtcaccggccccacccacgtggggggccacacactcgacctggttttttcctccagtgggagcgggagtggtccgatggtgactgaccttgagtcggtcgctctgtcatggtcggatcatcacctaataaaatgtaacctcaacatggccctcccccctcgcagggagcagggacctattgttatggtccgccctcgaaggctactggatccgattggcgctcctgtcgaggctctggctgacagctggttcgccgctgcggtcagggctgtagacatgattgcacctaaacgccctctccgacgcagagcccgcccggcaccctggtttaaccaggacctccggaagctgaagcgggtcaggagacggctagagcgcaaatggagaaaggacccggattataattggatagcttttaaggtcgccactaatctttacctggctaaggtaaaggctgccagtcgagcatacttcgctaaccagataagcgaagcgtccaaccagcaggcggaattattccgtatagtgcgcgacctatccggaattggcccgggtgatgggccttcccctagttttacaccggaccaatttgcagcattttttaaatctaaagtggaggccatccgccgggacctgtctccttttttgaatacagttagtcgagctgagatgtccagcgctccgtcttgcccggcaatttttgactcctttcagcctgtcatgtctgacactgtcgccagggcgcttgatcgctgtcgtgccaccacctcctccctggacccctgtccggcctggctaatcaaagcagccaggcctacaacaacggaatgggccactgtaataattaatgggtctttccttgagggcagatttccatcagccctcaaggagacactcattaggcccatcaggaagaaaccaagtttggtggcggacgagattggcaattataggcccgtcgccaatgtttctttcctaagtaaggtggtggagagggtggtggccgatcagcttcaggcgcacctggatgaaacagatgccctggatccatttcagtcgggcttcaggccgcgccatggcacagaaacgacattggtcgccctgtgtgatgaacTACTGAGGGAgtctgacaggggcaaagtgtccctgctggtcctccttgacatctcagcggcctttgataccattgaccactggggaggctctccgagttgggaattggtggcctcgcattggcctggctccgttccttcttggaggaccgccaccagagagtgcagcttggggagagcgtcttggccccgtggaatctcaattgtggggtcccacaggggtcgatcatctccccaatgctgtttaacatctatatgaggccgctgggtggggtcatcagggggtgtggagcccggtgtcatcagtatgccgataatactcagctctacatctcctttccacctaccgcaggagaagccgttctgtcccttcagcgctgcctggggaccatactgcaatggatgcaggagaacgggctgaggctgaacccggacaagacggaggtactaagggtgggtgcccccacagtcgggaacttgggaaactccctctcttttgggggggtgacccttcccgctaaggatggggtccgcagcttgggaatccatcttgacccggcgctcactatggaattccaggtgacgtcggtggtccgaaccgctttctaccatctcaggcgggtggcccagctgcggccctatcttgatgttggggcgctcaccactttggtgcacgtgctcgtaatctcaagattagactactgtaatgcgctctacgtggagctacctttgaggctgctgcggaaacttcaggtggtgcagaatgcggcggccagactccttagtagggtgagaaaattccaacatatctcacccactctggccgcattgcactggctgcccatccgattccgcatcgacttcaaggtgttgatgctcacatacaaagccctaaacggtttagggcctcgatatctggcggaacgccttctaccaccaagttctacccgtgtcactcgcgcgagccaggaggtgaggttgaggagcctaacgccgagggaggcccggaaggaaaagacaagaaatcaggccttctcggcggtggctcctcgcctctggaacaaccttcccccggacattcgctcggccccctcgctgggtatttttaaaaagcaattaaagacaatgatgtttcggcaggccttcccccccacccccccttaactaatcctgattttccttttttctttttcttagtgtataatttcatggttgaaagttttcttctttgtaaatttgtttttagttattgttgtacccctgttgtgagccgcctagagtggtctattgactagataggcgggatataaataaaataaataaataaataaatattcccttgGACTAAAAAACATACCTTGGCCTTATCAGAGTGACCTTGGAGACCAGAAAGCAGTGGAACTAAAAGTCTTGCTCACAAGCTGTTGTAAAAAGGGCAGTCCAAGAGTACGTGAGAAACTGTTTCGATGGCATCTTGACTGCAGGGGCATCGTCTGAGGTGTCACATAACTCAATGGTTGGGGACTATTCAGGCATAGGAGAACCACAGAACTCTGATTTTTCTGATGACCAAACAGCCCTTAAATGTAATGAACAGCATTCTTTCCTCATTCCTAAAATATTGCTGGGACTCATTTTCggcactatttttttaaagtgtattttaaGGAAATAGCAACTCAAAATACTAcagcactctttttaaaaagagtatatgtattttaaaaacaagtaatATTTAAAAGGTACATTTAAAAGTAAATGATGAGCTACAAATGATCCACTTAAAAATAATGTTCTAGTCTCTGGCTTTTCTTTATCTGTGaccaaaaataaaagaaggaagaagttGTAGAAAAACAAAGGAATGTTACAAATAGAAGACGACACCATTTGGAATCCTCAACCCAATAAAATTCACTAAATAAGGCAAAGGAGTTGCATAATAAAACCTCATCTGGAAACACTCTTTATCCTCACAGCTCTTCTGGCAGCTGATGTTTGGTTAAAGCACGAAACTAGAGCAGAGGAACTGAATTTTCTGTGTCACATGGGGTTCCCATTGTCAAGCTTCCTTTGACTTCTTATGTCATATGGGTGGGGATCAGGGAACAGGTACATTTTTTATAAAGCTCCGGTCCTCAAAAAAGGCTCTGAACAGAAAGAGCATAATCATCAGgatgatcatcatcttagaactgcagagttagaagggaccctatggatcattcgagtccagtccttgtcaaggaggcacagtgaggaatctaaATGTAGTCCATGAAA
This sequence is a window from Pogona vitticeps strain Pit_001003342236 chromosome 4, PviZW2.1, whole genome shotgun sequence. Protein-coding genes within it:
- the FMOD gene encoding fibromodulin, with amino-acid sequence MHWASVFIMAGLCGVSLSQYDDYDDVLWLQQYLRSQSTSYSYSPYYEDEIPPYGSYSYVPAGSSVGEPIPEAPVSRECPHECECPPNFSAALYCDTRNLRYLPFVPSRMKYAYFQNNQITAIQEGAFDNATNLEWLALHGNQITSEKMGKRIFAKLKSLERLYLDHNNLTKMPNPLPRSLRELHLAYNQISKVPSNALEGLENLTALYLSHNQIHEIGSNLKGLKSLILADLSYNQLRKVPDGLPSSLEQLYLEYNNIQTIPDDYFKVSPKLLYVRMSHNSLTNEGLAPNAFNTSSLLELDLSYNRLQKIPRVSTSLENLYLQGNKINEFTISSFCTLVDIMNFSRLQVLRLDGNEIQRNNVPSDAPLCLRWASVIEI